tcacgaaattctcatttttccattaggtacatttttgtgCGCAAGttctatttgtgcaatttgagggtcaatggaaaagtgactactgactgtcactcattcagatctgATCTGAGCAGTAAATGGACTATTCtagaagacagtaatagtgtgcagtaccttggcacagctggattcacatggaaacttctccttcactcattcactagtccaggactatccctccaccaatcagattggtccgactgaatgaCGGGGAGTGGACGATTACAGGTGTTGAATCAGCCGAAAAGACTCTGGAGACGGCATTAACGACGGCCGATCGaacggaacacaccaaacagactgaTGTCACCGACCTCAGACTGACCGACGACGTCCAACTCCTCAGTCCTAGTTTTGTcgtatatttgtgtttgtcttgtgTTTCAGTTGAGGACAGCTGTAGTCATACTAGGTCCAAACACCAATACTGAGTTCATATTCATGTGTGTGTCCTGAACCCTGACAGCATTCTGCATATTTACACCAGCAGACCACCACTAGATAGACCACAACACAGAGGACCAACAGGCCTGAAGTCCATGAGACTCACACAGAACCAACTCCTGTGACTCAGCACTAATGATGACTGTCACAACGgggaaaatgagaggactcaaatgcacggtactgaaggaaaaaaaaacacaagtttattaaacataaatgaaaactaaacaacagaaaacacaaaacctgggtcagagtccataGAGAAAGATGGATGAATGTCCGGGTATGGAGTGGGTAATGGAGAAGAATGGACCAgcactgcatggctgcaaacctaagccttCAATAGGCTGGGAGATAATTGGccgcagccacgcagcgccaacAGGTGAGTCAAATAATGGACAAACGAGGaaatgtggagagggaggagccgagggtcacacaggcacagattaTGACAATGACAGACTGTTGGAAATCCGGGTCAGTCACAGAAGTGTTCAGTCATGTGAACCGCCCACACATACATGGATCTGTTCGTATTTTAGAACCTAAACTGCAGGTTCAACAGCTGACTGGACAGATAACGCTCTGACTGCTGTTTCTAAACATCCACACTTCCACACATGTATttaaagaaccagaaccagaaccagaaccagaacccttctACATGTCGTCTGTGCTCTGTAATGAAACACACACTCATATTTCACCAACACATCAAACAGGAAACTGATCAGAGGCAGAGCCACATTCAGCAGAACAACAATCACTTCCTGGAAAAGGAAGTGAAAGTTCTTGTCAGCGTGATCAGAGCTGCAGACGAGTCTGTGGAACCATCCAAACAAACCTTAAACCGACTTCATCAGATCTGGTTCAAGTCTCGTTGGTGAGTTTACCTGAGCTGATCTACAGCTTtaactccaaacacacacatagaactgGATTCATTTCACACTAACTCTGCTGAAATGGTTCTTATCACTGAACCACATGGAGAAACCAACAGCATTTACACAGATTCTAGAttatttattcaccagcacaactaagaaacgcactggtaaaagattatatgtgtatgtgtatgtgtgtatatgtataaacgtatgtatgtgtatatggatgaatgagagtgtgtgtgtgtgtatgtgtgtgagtgtgtgtttgaatagatatataaatttAAGAGTACTGTAAAAGGAAGAtggacatatatattattaataatattttagagagagggggtgggattaaataagtcacacttcttccatccccttttcagttaaatgtaaatggaactattgtgctgttcttctgtctgagattgttatgattcttgatgtttgtattattatgtatgttttgctagtttgcatatatgttaaatttcattacatgtttggaataaatcactaaatcaaatccaATTATTCCAGTCCATGTCCTTTAGATGGTCTGGACTTTGGTTCTTCGTCTCTTCCTGCTTTTGTTTCCACTAATATTTTCTACAGTTACACTTTAATGAACTTCCAGAACACTTCAAAGTATTGGACTGACGTCATGGATTTCAAACACTGCTGtagagtcatgtgactgaccaGTCACACTTGTCTGAAGAACATGAAGGACTTTTAGGAGTCTCCTTATTATAAACGATCACATGATGATAAACACTGATAATATAATTCAAATATTTCAGTGTTGTACATGTTCTTTGGGTCCATAGATATGGCTGCTGCCGGTCGTGTCCGATCTGAAGATCAGTTCCGgtgttccatctgtctggatttcttcactgatccagtcgcaacaccatgtggacacaacttctgcaaatccTGCATCTGTGAACACTGGAGGGTTAATGTCCCATATCAGTGTCCCATGTGTAAAAAGGTTTTTGACCGAAGACCTGAGTTGAACGTCAACGCTCTCATCTCAGAGTTGGTGTCTCCGTTCAGACATGAAGAAGAGAAGGCAGAGCTGAAGAAGACAGAGGCTGAAATTGAGGAGATGATCCTGGAGAGAAGACTGAAGATCCTGGAGATCCAATGTTCAGTGGAGGTCAGTACGAACGCTGCGGACAGAGAGGCAGCAGAAGGTGTGAAGGTCTACACTGCTCTGATCAAGACTGTTCAGACAAGTCTGGACCAGCTCATTGAGGAGATCCAAGAAAAGAAGAGGAGCACCAagaaacaggctgaagacttcatcaaagagctggaacaggaaatctgtgagctggagaagagaagcactgaggtgaAGCAGCTCTTAGGCtctgaagaccacctccactttgtccagaggttcacatgtgtcaaagctgctccatccatgaagacctggacaaaGGTCAGCATCCATCCATCATATGAGGGGACTGTGGTGAGAGCTGTGCATCAGCTGAAGGACAAACTCACAGAAGACATGAAGAAGGAGGTGTTTGAAGCTGAACTGAAGAGAGTCCAACAGTATGAGgtggatctgactctggatccagatacaGCAGGTCCTACcctcatcctgtctgatgatggaAAACAGGTTCATGATGGTGATGAATGGAAGAACCTTCCAGACAATCCACAGAGATTCACTCCTTCTTGCATCTTAGTGAAGCAGCgtttctcttcaggcaggtttTACTTTGAGGTTCAGGTCAAAGGAAAGACTTACTGGACTTTAGGAGTGGTCAGAGAGTCCATCAGCAGAAAAAAATGGATCAGACCGACTCCTCAGTACGGATACTGGACCATCTGTTTGATAAATGGAAATCAGTACTATGCTCTTGCTGatcctcctgtccctctgtctgtgcaGTCTGGTCctcagaaggtgggggtgtttgtggattatgaggagggtctggtctccttttatgacgtaggttcttcagttctcatctactccttcactggctGCTGCTTCAGTGATAAACTCCTCCTATTATTCTGTCCAGGTTCTAATGATGGAGGTCTaaactctgctcctctgatcatcactcctgtcAGACACTGAGGAACAAACTCATCAGATGTACAGATTTTCTCAGATTTACTGGAGTCACTAAACTTAGtgatgatgtaaactgtttgaaCGTGTATGAATCTGGAtccaaatgcactgaaatactAACATTAGTGCTGAGAATAATCCTGGTTTGACACATTCTGATGTCTGTGATTGAATCCaatgataatgatggtgtttGAATGTGAACTGGAATTCAAAATGTTgggattgtgaatgtgtttcaatTATGGGAttgattttatacatttaaatgatagAAGTGTTCAGGAGAATTCAATATTCAATAATAACAGTACAGATTCTGTTCATCAGCTTTAAtaaatacactcatatactgtctgcatttgaaataagaaaaaacattaaatattaaatgtttgctgagttgttttctatttgttcgtagacaaacacatgtaattattgtaaaaactgtaattattttCAGCTCAGACGGAGGTTATACCATAATATTTAAGACCAAATATATTGAAATGATTCATCAGTTATTCAAATATTTTCTGAGTAAATTTACTGAAGTTCAAGTGTTGATTTAACAAATGACAATGAGGaggaataaatattcagttgtgCAAACCGTACAaaagggttaatgagttcaaatacctgTAATTGTAAGAGGGCTTTaaattatgtacaaatgtttatggctgagaagtctgtgatgtgtgtgtgtgttatttatgtgtaattttttgtttgtttgtttctactTGTAACACTTGTAACGTTGCCGGTGCCTTTGTGAGTGAGgtacaggtctacatgtgtttatatttacaagtgtatgtatgggtatatataaaaaatgtgttcataaatatattgttaaaaaaaattactgaagTTTAAATCCAATCAATCCATTTGATAAATCACAAACCTTTGACTGATTTGGATGATTCTGCTCAAATATCTGAACtttgtatttacatgtaaactatgatgaaatcgaaggaaatattaaaatgtaaaacttcaataaatatattaaactgtaaacagatttgtcttgtgtgtcttttttttaatctaaaactgTAATAGTCTAGAAAATAGTTTAGAGTAAATAGTctagaaaatgatgtaaaaatgcagaGTTTTACAGTCATAAACCAACCAAAGCCCCTGCAGCCTGATAAAACCAATATATGAAGAAATCCAGGCAATAGAACAAGAAATAGAGTAAAAAACGCTCCAGGAAAACatgtcctaccccacctttaagctttGACtctaaaggtgaagacacaccaactggACTGTCGATCGTCTCCAGTAAAGGTAACCCTACTGATCAGTCGGCTCCCGTCTCCTCGACATGGTCAAAAaactgtgaagaacacaccaaatcgaatACCGACTAGAGCGTACGATCTGCGCTTGTGTGAGACGTAAAACCAGGAAATGAGGGAACATCTGTGTAAACCCAGAGCTGGCTGTAGTCAGtgattgttgtcagtgttcagtcgtccagaagggtcggtgttgttgtacttgttgaacagatggttcATAATAAGCAgatcctggtgttgtcagctctagggcttctactggtggaagaagaaagatgacacaggagaaaactgaggagaaatggcactatgctaacaatgctaacaatgctaacagtgttgacttgatggaatgaatgaagtccgtAGTCAACAGcaatcacttttccattggacatctgtgcaaaactttactgatatttactaaacatcacaaaaacagaagtgcgtaatttcagtttttccattaaatcacaaatgcgatgatttgtttatttattatcatgagatgacactagaagtcattctgtaaacatggcgacaaacgtaaatatggtgttgatttacagatgtattcttattattacatattacgcctctatctcgtactaaatgaaaaaatgatgtggtttcctggtgtgtccacacataccgcaacatgtttcttcttcttcttcgcttgttgtaacgaccgtcaacatctatttttttaattcacatgactagttgcgaaaaaaggtctttccattacagttttgcgtgatataccaattgcgctacgccccaaaaaccacctcttgccagtgcaaaaacttttaatggaaaaattagacttttcacgaaattctcatttttccattaggtacatttttgtgCGCAAGttctatttgtgcaatttgagggtcaatggaaaagtgactactgactgtcactcattcagatctgATCTGAGCAGTAAATGGACTATTCtagaagacagtaatagtgtgcagtaccttggcacagctggattcacatggaaacttctccttcactcattcactagtccaggactatccctccaccaatcagattggtccgactgaatgaCGGGGAGTGGACGATTACAGGTGTTGAATCAGCCGAAAAGACTCTGGAGACGGCATTAACGACGGCCGATCGaacggaacacaccaaacagactgaTGTCACCGACCTCAGACTGACCGACGACGTCCAACTCCTCAGTCCTAGTTTTGTcgtatatttgtgtttgtcttgtgTTTCAGTTGAGGACAGCTGTAGTCATACTAGGTCCAAACACCAATACTGAGTTCATATTCATGTGTGTGTCCTGAACCCTGACAGCATTCTGCATATTTACACCAGCAGACCACCACTAGATAGACCACAACACAGAGGACCAACAGGCCTGAAGTCCATGAGACTCACACAGAACCAACTCCTGTGACTCAGCACTAATGATGACTGTCACAACGgggaaaatgagaggactcaaatgcacggtactgaaggaaaaaaaaacacaagtttattaaacataaatgaaaactaaacaacagaaaacacaaaacctgggtcagagtccataGAGAAAGATGGATGAATGTCCGGGTATGGGGTGGGTAATGGAGAAGAATGGACCAgcactgcatggctgcaaacctaa
This genomic window from Sphaeramia orbicularis chromosome 20, fSphaOr1.1, whole genome shotgun sequence contains:
- the LOC115411093 gene encoding uncharacterized protein LOC115411093: MFFGSIDMAAAGRVRSEDQFRCSICVNVFTDPVTTPCGHTFCKSCICEHWRVNVPYQCPMCKKVFDQRPELYVNALISEMVAQFRHEEEKAELKKTEAEIAEMILERRLKVLEIQCSVEVSTNAADREAAEGVKVYTALIKTVQTSLNQFIEEIQEKKRSTKKQAEDFIKELEQEICELEKRSTELKQLLGSEDHLHFVQRFTCVKAVPSMKTWTEVSVRPPLYEGTVERAVYQLKNKLRKDMKKEMFEAELKRVQQYEVDLTLDPDTAYPTLILSDDGKQVHDGDEEKNLPDKPQRFTDDCCILAKQSFSSGRFYFEVQVKGKTDWYLGVTRESSKRKGEITATPQDGYWTICLINGNQYYALAGPAVPLSVQSGPQKVGVFVDYEEGLVSFYDVDSSVLIYSFIGCCFNDKLLPLFGPCPNYKGSNSAPLIITPLRTAVVILVLYMFFGSIDMAAAGRVRSEDQFRCSICLDFFTDPVATPCGHNFCKSCICEHWRVNVPYQCPMCKKVFDRRPELNVNALISELVSPFRHEEEKAELKKTEAEIEEMILERRLKILEIQCSVEVSTNAADREAAEGVKVYTALIKTVQTSLDQLIEEIQEKKRSTKKQAEDFIKELEQEICELEKRSTEVKQLLGSEDHLHFVQRFTCVKAAPSMKTWTKVSIHPSYEGTVVRAVHQLKDKLTEDMKKEVFEAELKRVQQYEVDLTLDPDTAGPTLILSDDGKQVHDGDEWKNLPDNPQRFTPSCILVKQRFSSGRFYFEVQVKGKTYWTLGVVRESISRKKWIRPTPQYGYWTICLINGNQYYALADPPVPLSVQSGPQKVGVFVDYEEGLVSFYDVGSSVLIYSFTGCCFSDKLLLLFCPGSNDGGLNSAPLIITPVRH